From Solanum lycopersicum chromosome 4, SLM_r2.1:
GATATACTCTATAGTCTACCCTCTCGAGACACCACTCGTGGGATTACActttgttaaatgttgtttgtTTGTAATATCTTATAAGGGCATATCACCAAATATCTGTTCTGAAACATGTTACTTGTCTGTATATGCTCGCATACTTAATCCATTATAGCTTGTCCCTGGGAGATGTCATTCTGTAATATGATGCCCTCTGTCTCTATCTGACATTTTTGTGCTCCTTTCTCGCAGTTGTCAGGAAGCAAGTGGCGGCGTATTCTTGAGGTTGGTTCATTGGGAAGCTTTCtatgtgtatgtatgtgtgCGTTTTACAGAATCCTGTTGATTACAGCTAGCATGCATCGTTCAGGCAAATCTGTAATTAGTGTAGGCTAAAATACACATAATTACTTGATGTGGATTAGACATGCGTTAGCAGTGATTGGTGAGATGAGCTGTCTTTTTGCTTAAACTTGCTCTATCTGGCATAACTTGCAGACTTCTAGCTCTTTCCTCTGTCATGAATCATTACTTGGTAATTGTGTCAAAAGCCTTGAGCTTTGTGGGTAGAGTAGCTGATTGATTGCAGATAGGATTCCTGGTTTCCATATATGGATCTTATTTGTTCCGCGGCTTATCATAATCCTCATATCAGCTCAGGAGAGAACTTACCTAGTCAATGCCTTTTAATCTTCGGTATATTTCCTTTTAAGTGCCACTCCAATGCTTCCCAAGTTGTTTGGATTAAGGCATATTAGTAGTTGGGATCATTCTAGTTTTGTCGGAGACTAGTTGTTGGAAAAGGTAAATTCATATTGTGCTCTGTTCACCTTATTTTTATTCTGCTTTTTAAGTGCTGTTTGCTTCTTTAGAGCCTATTTGTAGTTTAATCAACTGAGTGTATTGGAAGAACCTCTAGTATTTTTCTCCTTACCTCTTCTCTTTGCTCTCTGTGTAGGAATATAGGCTAACACATCCAGATGTGACAGTTCTTGACCCTCCGGAGGCCATACAACACATATACAACCGCCAATACATGCTTGAAGATGTTGCGGACCTGAATTTGTCGGACACCTATGGTAATATTTCCCGTCTGTTCATGGTTATTTGAGAACAATTGATTGCAGTAATTTTAGCCCTGGGAAGCTGTGTGAACTGGGATTGCCacgttttctttttcttcttggcTTGAAGAAGTGGGGAGAGGACCAAATGCTGGGCAGCTGGGTAAGGGAGATTGAGGGGTGGGGTTTACTACATCAGTGAAAAAAATGGATTAACTTATTTTTGATTGCATGACAGGGGAAGTTGGTGTTCCCAGGCAACTGGTTATTGAGAAAGATTCTTCATCTATTCCAGATGCAGTAGGTAAAGCTGAGCTGAGACTACCTATTGGTACGTTTTTTCTCTTCACATTCGTCTTTAATCAACTGATCCTTGGGCAGTTGACACTTTAAAACTCAAGATCTGTACCTCTCTTGTAGCCATCAAAGTTGCAACTGTGTAACTTACATGTGACAAGCATCTGAATAATTTGAAAGTGATCTCTTTCAAACTTGAGCAGTATGTGAACAATGTAATCTGTTCATGAAATCCCTGAATTGAGCTTCTTTTATCTTCTCAGTTGCAAAGCCTTTGGCTGCCAAGTCCCATGAGTTGTCTCTAGCCTATGACAAATTCTCTCTTCAGATGCTAGAACCCCCACTTGTGCTACAGGAATTTATCAACCACGGTACGTATATTATTTGAGATATTGAACTTGTGCCTTCCATTCCATGTGCAAATGTTTATAAGTCGTCGTGTTgatgattatgtattttttgtCTTGTGGTTGTAGGAGGAATTCTGTTTAAAGTATACATTGTTGGGGAAGCAGTTAAGGTTGTTAGACGATTCAGTTTACCTGATATTAGCAAGCGTGAGCTGTCAACAAACCCTGGGGTTTTTAGATTCCCAAGAGTTTCTTGTGCTGCTGCATCTGCAGATGAAGCAGATTTAGACCCTTGTGTCGGGGGTGAGCCATCTTTTCCCTCAGTGACTACTTC
This genomic window contains:
- the LOC101246342 gene encoding inositol-tetrakisphosphate 1-kinase 3 isoform X3, coding for MRDEIVGYKEEENYKKEEEREMVGGGLVESKKFVVVGYALTSKKVKSFLQPKLEGLARSKGILFVAIDQSKPLSDQGPFDIVLHKLSGSKWRRILEVGSLGSFLCEYRLTHPDVTVLDPPEAIQHIYNRQYMLEDVADLNLSDTYGEVGVPRQLVIEKDSSSIPDAVGKAELRLPIVAKPLAAKSHELSLAYDKFSLQMLEPPLVLQEFINHGGILFKVYIVGEAVKVVRRFSLPDISKRELSTNPGVFRFPRVSCAAASADEADLDPCVGEVL
- the LOC101246342 gene encoding inositol-tetrakisphosphate 1-kinase 3 isoform X1; the protein is MRDEIVGYKEEENYKKEEEREMVGGGLVESKKFVVVGYALTSKKVKSFLQPKLEGLARSKGILFVAIDQSKPLSDQGPFDIVLHKLSGSKWRRILEVGSLGSFLCEYRLTHPDVTVLDPPEAIQHIYNRQYMLEDVADLNLSDTYGEVGVPRQLVIEKDSSSIPDAVGKAELRLPIVAKPLAAKSHELSLAYDKFSLQMLEPPLVLQEFINHGGILFKVYIVGEAVKVVRRFSLPDISKRELSTNPGVFRFPRVSCAAASADEADLDPCVGELPPRPLLEKLAKELRRRLGLHLFNLDIIRELGTKDRYYVIDINYFPGYGKMPEYEHIFTDFLLSLVKQKQ
- the LOC101246342 gene encoding inositol-tetrakisphosphate 1-kinase 3 isoform X2, with protein sequence MRDEIVGYKEEENYKKEEEREMVGGGLVESKKFVVVGYALTSKKVKSFLQPKLEGLARSKGILFVAIDQSKPLSDQGPFDIVLHKLSGSKWRRILEEYRLTHPDVTVLDPPEAIQHIYNRQYMLEDVADLNLSDTYGEVGVPRQLVIEKDSSSIPDAVGKAELRLPIVAKPLAAKSHELSLAYDKFSLQMLEPPLVLQEFINHGGILFKVYIVGEAVKVVRRFSLPDISKRELSTNPGVFRFPRVSCAAASADEADLDPCVGELPPRPLLEKLAKELRRRLGLHLFNLDIIRELGTKDRYYVIDINYFPGYGKMPEYEHIFTDFLLSLVKQKQ
- the LOC101246342 gene encoding inositol-tetrakisphosphate 1-kinase 3 isoform X4 → MLEDVADLNLSDTYGEVGVPRQLVIEKDSSSIPDAVGKAELRLPIVAKPLAAKSHELSLAYDKFSLQMLEPPLVLQEFINHGGILFKVYIVGEAVKVVRRFSLPDISKRELSTNPGVFRFPRVSCAAASADEADLDPCVGELPPRPLLEKLAKELRRRLGLHLFNLDIIRELGTKDRYYVIDINYFPGYGKMPEYEHIFTDFLLSLVKQKQ